The Solanum lycopersicum chromosome 8, SLM_r2.1 DNA segment TTATGGGGATTGAAGTTGTcacccttaagaaaattataccACTTGGGGCTATGTTCTTTTGTATTCTGTTTAATTATACAATCCTTAGGGATACTAAGGATGTGTTGGTTGTAACAGCTAAAGGGTCTAGTGCTGAGATTATCCCTCTCTTGAAAACTTGGGTGAATTTGTCTATGGCTATTGGATTCATGCTTTTGTACACAAAGTTGGCTAATGTGTTGTCAAGGAGGTAAAGAGATAAAAATGAAGAAGGTGAACTTTGTTTTTCTTGCTTAAATCTAAAACAATATTTTCTAACAAATTAATAAGAGATGATACAAATATGCAAACTGTTTGTATAGAAAAATAGAGATTATGTCCTGGCTGAAtccttttaaaaatacatttaacaGAAGCTTATGTACAAGCTTAGAAGTTGAGAAGATGAACAACCTTTGTTGAAGCATTCAAATTTGAAGAGCAGAAACAAAACACACCAAAATAATCTTATGGCTACAAGAATGAAATCTGATGCTGcatgcaagaacaaaacaaTAATTTGTTCAAATTTAAGCTCAAAAAAATTGTTACCTGAGTTGTACTCTACACCTCTTCTTCTCTCTAATTTCCGACCACTATGCGATAAAACCTCTAATTTGTATTATCTGGACAGCAACATTGAAGCGAAATTTGAGGAGAAAAGGAATTGTGGAGGAGAAAATGGAGATTAATGGAGAGGAATTGTGGAGgagaagaaaagaaggaaagaagTAAAGTGGATAGACAATAGCAAAATTACCAATCTGCCCTTCTTCATCCTGCACAAATGTAATAGCGAAATTACCAATCTGCCCTTCTTCATCCTGCACAAATGTCCaaatttaatgataaaattacataattatccttgttaaataaaagaaaatatatattatatatttaaagtacAATTTAAATAGCTTTGAGAACAGGTTTTTAAAGCTGTATTTTTTGTCCTTAAAGTTGTGTTAGTCATATTTAAGGTACAATTTAAATAGCTTTGGGTACAGCTTTTTAAAGCTGTGTTGGTCCTTTCAACTCCCTCTTCTAAAAAGGGGAGATACTTGCACTGTTTCCTCTAGCTACTCTTGTTACTTTGAGTGGATGACTCAAACATGTCGTCGCGTTTAAGCACCCCACAAGTTTcaaactgtaacgacctgtttagtcgttttgagcaacagacttcaattctggaaaaactggcagaagcgacggacctcacgacggaccgtcaagggcacgacggaccgtcgcagggtctcgtttcaaaacacttggaaAATCTAAAactgggtactgaaaatcgactctctgaacttcgtgacggaatggcaggacggaccgtcacaggcgtgacggaccgtcacggagacttcagtgaaaatccattctctgaactttgcgacgacctgcaggacggaccgtcgcaggcacgacggcccatcacaggttgcgcaaatcccaggcagagtcgggtttctggtgaagttttaagggacgtttttggactattctttccttaattatagatttcgtggggttatattaataactaaaattcttgaggggttaaaagaggtaaccctaagttaattagtggggtattattgccatcttttattcttaattatatactaattagggtaaaagaaagagggtttgaataaagaaaatagaaagaccgagagagagagagagagaatcgaacgagaagagagaaacaaagctttgggaaaattcttgcttgattcaactcttcggtggaggtaggttatggttttcatgctttcatagtaaactcttaatagagaatgatatgtattggtagtattgtaaaccctactatatgcttaattgtatgtttgcatgaatatgattatgtgattgtgataagataagcatgatgaaaatattgaatcccaaatcttgaaaagaaactttaatatacattattaatgatgatgccttggtatagaagaaggcttgatgaattaaagtaatgggattgatgatgccttggtatagaagaaggcttgatgaattaaagtaatgggattgaggatgccttggtatagagaaggcttgatgatttacagaatgatattagtggatcggagtttcacgttccgacacatagatttagtggattggagtgtcacgtaccgacacatgtaggggatcgggtgtcacgaaccgacacgtagaattaggggatcgggtgtcacgaaccgacacgtagaattaggggatcgggtgtcacgaaccgacacgtagaattaggggatcgggtgtcacgaaccgacacgtagaattaggggatcgagtgtcacgaaccgacacgtagatttaggggatcgggtgtcacgaaccgacacgtagatttaggggatcggagtgtcacgtaccgacacaagaggaataatgaatatgagggagcggagtgtcacgtaccgacacaagagaaataaagataatgaatcctgaaagatgttaatatactcaatataatgaacatgattcccaaatgagtatggtattggggcttgagtcctcatgtgtgaacttgacggtaattgttaatgatatagtgcttgttgttgctacatgttgagtatcatagttgattttatgatattacttggtatatactgttttctattttgagttggccgatgatatctactcagtacccgtgctttgtactgacccctacttttatgtttttcttcttgttatttgtggagtgcagcaaacgtgccgtcgtcctcaactcaacagtaattctagccagtcttcgtcacaccggatcttcagggtgagctaacgcttctagcttggactggatcttctccttcatatcttgatgccttgagctcccggcatggactagcttcttatgtatttttagcttcttagaaactcttagaattagtagtttaaagtagatgttcttgtgatgatgacttccagattttggggaataatagatgttgaataataatagttattgattttattaatgagtttaagtcttccgcattactttatgttgatattaccttgaaatgttaaggtttagattggttggttcgctcacataggagggtaagtgtgggtgccagtcgcggcccggatttgggtcgtgacacaaacCCTAGTTacacatcaaaaaaaaaattactttttatctACTATACTGACTCActcatattgacagctctaagTATTAcactattaataatttaaaaaattacctCGAGTTTTTTGGCAATTGCATAATAACGAGGGTCAACAGGGACCCAAAAGATATGTTGTCTATCCTCAGGAGTGCCAAATACAGGGAATACTTCTTCAGGTTGGTACCAAACGTTGTTAAGAAGATTGTTATGTGAGTTGCAATTTGTCACATTCACTGTGTATTCTGCAATTTTCAAGTAACCAATATCTCTTGTGTAATCTCCAGTCACTTCAAGGGGTAGTTCATTCTCAGGGCCATCTCCATATCTCTGCATccagttttttattttttttataatatatcaaTTGGTACAGACAAAGACCTTTTAGTTTTTAACTTAAAGTATATAAATCTCTCTTTAATAATTGGTGcatgctattttattttttttgtttttgcacaatttcaatatataaaacttaaaattcATAGACCTCATGTCCATATACATCTTAAGCGTGAACAATATAAAACGATCAAAGCGGCAATTACATCCAAGTATTTTCTACAAACATTGAATAATTCTACCAATAGACCACATATGATCTTTaatgaaatacttttattattttcaattttacacTCAATCACTAGTTaatttgctttgaaaatttcTACAAGAACGTCGTTTTGACACAAGAATTTTGTTTACGTGATCTTTGCTTCTACGTCTTGATATATGTTTTAGCTATCCTAATATTGACTTTTACTAGTCCAAAGTTATAACTTGTGATGAGAAAAGATTGCTTTGACCTTATTAGATTCCAATTATCCAATTCTCATTTGaccatttatttttgaaaaatattttccttcgtaccaaactCTGAATCGCCTGTAcgtaaaactcaaaaaaaagaaagtaagtaCCTGCCAATTCCAAAGGGCAGTATGTGCCCAATATTGAGGAATTGCAACATCTCCAATATTTAGAGATGGATTTGCATTTCCTGCTATTCCATAATGCACCACTCCTTTAACATCGAACAATGCTAACAACAATTGTGTTGTTATCCCAGCATTTAGCTAAAACAATTAAACACAAAATCGATCTATCGATCAAacgtataattaattaaaattataaattataaatagtaacatACCATGGCAAGTCCAGTCATAACCAAAACAACAGGCTGATTGATGAAAAATGAGTCTATGAActcattgattttgatgtcaaatTATGGACAAAATTAAGAACAATatgatgaagaaggagaagaaggaagaaTGTATTGAGCTTGTGAATTATCTGAACCTTCTAACTATTACAATGGAGCTTTATATATAGCATCCAAAATCAATGACTCAACTAACTATTAGCTAACTAACAACTCTAACTGATAATTGGAAATGCACTGTACACTATATAACTAACTATCAATCAATCTGTTATAATGCTAACAAACTAGTGCATGCTGTTAGCTGTTACTAACTAACAATATTAACAAACTAACAAACTAGTGAGTGCTGTAAGTATTGATTAACAATGTTAGCATAGATTTCTAGTATGTAAATTTTAACATTCCCCCTCAAGCTGAAGGGTGCAAAATGTTGAGCACACCAAGCTTGCCCAAAAGATATGAATGCTGAGTTCGACTTAAGCCCTTTGTTAGCAAGTCTGCTAGTTGTTGCTGTGTATGAACATGAACTGTGCTAATAACCTTGGCTTTGATTTTGTCTCTAATAAAGTGGCAGTCAATTTCAATGTGTTTTGTCCTCTCATGAAAAACTGGATTTGCTGCAAGTTGTATTGCAGATTTACTATCACTAAATACAAGAATTGGCATATGAATTGTCACACCTAGATCAGTAAATAACCCCAACAGCCAAGTAACTTCAGACACAGCTGATGCCATGCTTCTATATTCAGCCTCAGCTGAACTTCTGGAGACAGTCTGctgtttctttgatttccagGAAACAAGTGATTCTCCAAACTTAACCACATATCCTGTGATAGATCTCCTAGTATTAGGACAGGCAGCCCAATCAAAATCACACCAACATGATAACTCATTTGCAGGTTTAGATTGTAGCCATATGCCTTGGCCAACTGTTCCTTTAAGATATTTGATTACTCTCATTGCTGCATCCCAATGTGACCTCTTGGGAGCTTGCATAAATTGGCTCAAAACTTGTACTGCATAGCTGATATCAGGCCTGGTAATTGTAGCATACAGCAACTTTCCTACCATCCTTTGATATGCAGTGACATCTTGTAGTATAACATCTTCGGTGTAGCCATTGGCCTGATCATATTCTACTGATGTTAATCTGAGATTTGATTCAATGGGAGTTGTGGAAGGTTTTGCACCTGTTAGACCTGCCTCAGATATGAGCTCCAGTACATACTTTCTTTGATTCAAAATCACTCCCTCTGCTGATCTTAACACTTCAATACCAAGAAAAAATCTGAGTTCACCAAGGTCTTTCATCTTGAACTGTTTGTGTAGATTCTCCTTTGCTTCACtaatcatttttgtattgcttccAGTTATCagcaaatcatcaacataaacaagaATAACTACAATGTCTGCATCTTTCTTTAAGGTGAATAATGAATAATCATATCCACTTTGAGAAAAACCAGCTGCTACTAAGGCATTAGACAACTTCAAGTTCCACTGTCTAGATGCCTGTTTAAGGCCATAAAGAGACTTAAGCAACTTACACACTTTGTTTTCTCCTGGTTTTCTAAACCCTTCAGGCATCTCCATGTAGACTTCTTCTTCTAGATCACCTTGAAGAAAGGCATTATAAACATCCATCTGATACATAGGCCATCCTTTTGAGACAGCTAAGGCAATCACACATCTAACAGTCACCATTTTTGCAACTGGTGAAAAAGTATCATGATAGTCTAATCCTTCCTGTTGACTATATCCCTTAGCTACCAATCTAGCTTTGAACCTTTCAACTTGACCATCTgctttgtattttattttgtaaattcacTTAGAGCCCACAGTGTGCATTCCTTTAGGTAAATCAACTATTGACCATGTATTATTCTCTTCCAAAGCCTGTATTTCCTGTTGCATAGCCTGAATCCATCTATCATCTTTGGCTGCTTGATGGAAAAATTTTGGTTCAATGTACTTAGAGAATTTGCTTACAAATGCTTTGTAACCAGATGTAGCTTTGTCATAGCTAAGAGAATTGGCTATTGGATGCCTAGTGCTGCTTTGTTTTCCCTTTGTATAATCCTTCATCCAAACTGGTTCCTTTATCCTTCTTGAAGTTCTTCTAATATTTGTAGTAGGCCTTTCAACAACTTCAGTATCAATAATATTTTCAGCATTATCATCATAAAGAGCTTCTGAGTCTGCATTACCATTAGTATTTCCAGCATTATCATCATGAGTTTCTGTGTCTTTGGCAGGCTCACCATCACAGTCTGTTAAAGCATTATCAATGATATCTAATGGAGAACCACATACTCCTGTTGATGCTTCTGCACATGCTTCCTTTGTACAGAAAGGAAATACATTCTCATGAAATACCACATCTCTGCTCACAAACAACCTTTTGGACTTTATATCCAACAACATATAACCCTTTTGTAGCTCTGAATATCCTAGAAGTATAGTAGGAATAGCTCTTTCTGAAAATTTGTCACCCTTAGGCATCACTGTGGTATAGCATAAACACACTATCACCTTTAGATGATCAAGTGTTGGAGTTTTGGAGTAAAGAAGTTCATAAGGACTTTTGTTTGATATACTTGAAGAAGTTAATCTATTCATCAAATATACAACAGCCTTTACACAATATCCCCAATATCTGATAGGCATCTTTGACTGAAACCTGATGGCTCTAGCTATGTTAAGAATCTGTCTATGCTTCCTTtccactacaccattttgttgaggtgtgTATGAACAACTACTTTGATGAAGTATTCCTAGTTCATGGaacaattttatacattgaGAGTTAAAGAATTCAGTACCATTATCTGATCTCACAACTTTAACATGTGCACCAAATTGAGTCTTGATCATAGAGAGAAACATCTTTATGGCTACAACAGTTTCAGACTTCAATTGCAACAAGTAAATCCAAACAAATCTACTGTAATCATCAACTACAGTTATAAAGTAATGCTTCTTGTCCAAAGTAGAAATGTTATATGGTCCCCATAAATCCATATGAACTAAATCAAAACTAGCAGATGCTCTAGAGTTACTACTAGGAAAtgcttgtcttgtttgtttAGCTAATGGACAAACAGGACAACTAGAAACCACATCATCTTTATTGCTGGAAATCAATTTTAGATGTTTCATGATTATGTGAGAAGGGTGTCCAAGTCTTTGATGCCAAAGTTGAGTATCTTGATTTGATGTACCTGCTGCCACCATCACATATTGCTTATGATTGTCTATTTTATTCAATGTTGAGCCACTCTTGAACATGTATAAACCTCCCTGCTCTTTACCAATCCCCTTCACCTTGCCATTGAAGAGGTCCTGGAAAACACAGAAGTCAGGATAAAATGATACAAAACAAGACAGTTCCCTTGTCATTTTGGACACTGATAACAGATTGTATTTGAAATCTGGTACATATAATACATTTTTCACAACCTCATCTTCAAATATAGTTGATTCACCAATATGATTCACATCTACTCTATCCCCTGTGGGTAAATGTACCTGACTCTTCTGTAATTTATTCAACTCATAGCTTTTGAATAATGACTGCTTATGTGCTGTAATATGATGAGTGGCGCCAGAATCTACAATCCAGTCTTGTGTGAAAGAATTTGCCATTAAGCAAGTTGTAATACCTGTCATGTTAACTCTCTTTGGCTCTTCTTTGTTCAGCATCTCCAAGATTTGCTTATATTCCTTTTCTGTGAACACTTGTGCTCTTGCTAAACATGTGTCATTTCCTGCACTACTTCCAGCACCTTGACTAGTTGAAGCTAATTGTGACTGATCATAGGCATTGTTGAAGTCACCTGCCACATTATTGGCTCTATGTGGACTTCTATAACTAGCATTAGAACCATCTCTGTTGTTCTTATATCCAGCACTTCCATAGCCAGTATTAGAATCATCATAACCACCATTCTTATTGCTATATCCTGGCTTCTTCTTAAACTTCCAATCACTTGGATATCCAATTAGTTTGTAGCAGTTATCTCTGGTATGTCCAGAAAAATGACAGTAATCACATTTCTTACTCTTAAAACCTTCCTTCCCTTGAGTAAAAACTTCCTTTCCATGAGTTCTTCTTACATTCATCACCATTGAATTTGGTTTATCAACAGCAGTAGATGTGCATGTTGAATGTTGAATTTCATCCTCTATGATCATAGCATATGCTTGGTTGAGAGAAGGTGTAATACCTTTAAGCAATATCTGTCTACGAGGTTGCTCATAAGATTCATTTAATCCACTTAAAAACTGAATTAACCTCAATTCACCAAGGTGATCTACATACTCCTTAGACTGTGGACATAAACAACTGGGATGTGGTGTCACAGCATCATACTCACTCCATAGGGTCTTGAGTTTAGAAAAATAACAAGACACAGAATCTGTACCTTGTGTAAGTGTAGTTATCTCCTTGTGCAATTGATAAATTCTCATTCGATTCACCTTGTCAAACCTCTCCTTGAGATCTGCCCAAACAGAGAATGCAGTTGTGGCATAAACTATGCCATTAAGAAGCTCCTCACTCACAGTGTTCATCAACCATGACAGGACTATTGCATAACATGTTTCCCATTGTTCATGAAGCTCATCTTTGTACAATGCTTTAGTACAAGTTCCAGTCACGAAACCATACTTCCTTTTGCCTAAGAGTGCAATCCTCATAGATCTGCTCCAAACTCCATAGTTCTCTGAGCCAGTCAATTTGATGGGAATCAATACAGCTCCTGATGAATCTGATTGTCCAATATACAGAGGATCACTTTGATCAATTCTTAACACAGCCATTATCGAGCTAATCAATCAACAACTGGTTTAACAAACTTAGATGATATCTAAATTCACCTAGAAGAAGAAACAATAGATTCACAACAGCTTCTCAAAAGCTTTACAACAGCTTCACAGTCAATcgatcaaaacaaaaattttctgaAGGAGTAGATCTAAACTCTTCCCACAGAATCTTAACCACAAGTTCAAAGAACTAACGGAGATCTAAACTCCACTCGATCCAGCACTTcccgctctgataccatgatgAAAAATGAGTCTATGAActcattgattttgatgtcaaatTCTGGACAAAATTAAGAACAATatgatgaagaaggagaagaaggaagaaTGAAGGAAGAATGTATTGAGCTTGTGAATTATCTGAACCTTCTAACTATTACAATGGAGCTTTATATATAGCATCCAAAATCAATGACTCAACTAACTATTAGCTAACTAACAACTCTAACTGATAATTGGAAATGCACTGTACACTATATAACTAACTATCAATCAATCTGTTATAATGCTAACAAACTAGTGCATGCTGTTAGCTGTTACTAACTAACAATATTAACAAACTAACAAACTAGTGAGTGCTGTAAGTATTGATTAATAATGTTAGCATAGATTTCTAGTATGTAAATTTTAACATTGATTATCAATGCGTCCAAATCGAAATCTCCTCCCTTAGGGATGATTAAAAAAAACccgtaaatatataattgataagCAAGTGATCGAAAAAAACGTAAAGTAATGTGTTTATgttttagtttaattaattaccaGCATAATCAATGGTAAGATCACTAGGTTTATAACTAGGATGTTGAAGAAGAGGATTCATCTCAAATAAATTAGGAATGACTATTCAGATATTTCATTTTACACACTTTATTAATAATTGTGTCTAAttgttactatttttttctcGAGATGGACAATATAAGTTGGAACATTAGGTGTAAATGTAAATTACAATTGGTTTGTAGTCGTTTTCATCATTAGGCCTAACACagaagtttttattatttttaacctCATTGTTTTacacattaatttatttagcaTGACTCAAttctttatgatttatttttataaaactaaaacttacctaattatttaatatgactataaatttatataagaaCATATATTCccgtagacattgaaattttttgaaactcTAGAAGATGCGTTTAATTCGAATTGgactctacaaattgtgttcaaTTCAAATTAGGATTCTTGGAGGCTATTCAATCCTAAACCttagtttatgcctatataaagggtatTAAATTCCCTTAAAAGGCATCTCGGAAATTCCATAAAGTagattattcatatagagaggtcaaatctaaattatCTTAATTCGAGAAATAAGCCACGATCCTCGAATTATGGATAAATCTTAAAGAGTAGAAACAAGAACAAACAGAATTGTATCGCTAtcttaatcaataaaattatgtttcttcatattttatttgtatggtttgtttatttttaatatgtttaaaatttgttgcaaataAATTGACACGCTCAGTGGAACCAAATCTGTCCTTCATCTCTTCTCTCCTAAATCAAATCTGAAGCTGCAAAGGTGGAAGCATGAGTATTTCAAGCCTCGTCTTTGAGTTTCAACAAGTCTACACTCCGTCAAGCCTTGAAGCAAGGGGCatttgtagacattgaaattttgtggaacTCTAGAAGATGCGTTCAATTCGAGTTGGGACACTACAAATTGTGTTCAATTCTAGGATTCTTGGATGctactcaaccctaaaccctagtttatgcctatataaagggtactaaattCCCTTAAAAGGCATCTCAGAAATTCTATAACGattaaagagatcaagatctcgaataatctacaaattgatggattagtcatatagagaggtcaaatctaaatcatcctagttcgagaaatacCCTCGAATTATGAATAACTCTTAGAGATTGTACCGCTAtcttaatcaataaaattatatttttttcatattttatttgtatgatttatatatttttcatagctttaaaatttgttacaaacaatttcaacttttaaaaaataataattgatgtgttaagttgatttttaaaaattatgacaacCGTACTAAATGTGGCCCTCTCAAATAATTGTCACAATATCcgcaatattaaaaaaaaatatttaaatatttaaacttcTAATTCGACCCCTAAATatagaaattaattatataaaatttgaacatCAAGTCTAACACGTGCAACATGACCAATTATTGTAGCAACCGTGATTTGAATTATTGATCATCAAATcttataatcaattttaaagtTGTTACAACgtgtacttattcatttaaatattgttatgaaagtgacttcTTTGTTTTCAAATTATCAGTTATCACTATCAATCTCACCACCTAATGACAACAttaacaattattatttattgagtGCACCTTTGTCAAgttgagtattttttttataacgtgcaaattaaatttttttgtcttaGTTTCATTCAACACAACTTTatactttataatttttaattttgagcaGACCTAAATTATGCATGTttaaatattgagaaaattatCATCTTAATTGTTTCGATGCACGATTTAGAGATAATGATATCGTAAGATTCAAGTATTCAAAATCGAAGACAATTTAATCTAATGGTTTAATACTAATATCATCacaaatactataaattacaattgaaataaaaataaatagaaatgaataaataaattttaggtTGAAGCATAAATGTCGCTCTCTTTAAAGAGATTCAAACTCCTTGTAGTATAATCTATATTGATCGTGCAGTATCACTCTTGACATGTCCTCTTTAAGATACAACAGCTCAACAACGTCTCAAACAACTCCGAATTTAATTGAAGAGTTCAAAGCTCCACAATAAGAGCACCTTCCTTCAACTTATAAATATTCTCTTTTGTATAATGAATATGGTTGAAGgcttagaatattttatttgttttaactcTCTTTTTCATTACACTTATCTCAATATAAATACAATGAATAAAAAGATAATGATTAGTATATTTGGCAAataaatcacccaaaaattatataaattacaagaataattaaataaaatgatggGTGAAATGAATAGCGAGAGATTGCAAAAGTTTTCATTTACTCATGATGTGAGTAATGAGGCATAAAATGCCAAT contains these protein-coding regions:
- the LOC104648847 gene encoding bark storage protein A-like isoform X5, which produces MNPLLQHPSYKPSDLTIDYAGRRFRFGRIDNQPVVLVMTGLAMLNAGITTQLLLALFDVKGVVHYGIAGNANPSLNIGDVAIPQYWAHTALWNWQRYGDGPENELPLEVTGDYTRDIGYLKIAEYTVNVTNCNSHNNLLNNVWYQPEEVFPVFGTPEDRQHIFWVPVDPRYYAIAKKLEDEEGQIGNFAITFVQDEEGQIDNTN